From Pelosinus fermentans DSM 17108, the proteins below share one genomic window:
- a CDS encoding 4Fe-4S dicluster domain-containing protein, with amino-acid sequence MGHIVNSEKEYRLLQQRLDYNITGAPYSPVFIEILKLLFSVEEADIARQIPLRPTPLKNLARKLNMPVEKLHDKISVMAEKGLVFDVEHKEECYVVLAPVVIGFFEFVFMRTRDEMPLKELAHLFEQYMFQDDRFAHSIFSETTQLGRSLVREEALTSGDYTEILDWEKASSVIHSAKTIGLSLCACRHKASHLGKSCNAPQKTCMTFHGSAQMLIKKGMAEEISSKEAMAVLEQCKEAGLAQIADNVQNHVGFICNCCGCCCGMLHSMKHFTMGYAVVTSNWLAQIDGEKCRGCNACRKACPLGAIVPEEQNQNNSTGRRVFCDEELCLGCGVCAAACKFDSIRMKPREKRVLVPENTFDRMISMAIERGKLSNFIFDDPSRLSHRALGRIAAMIEKSSPVKAFLAIEPIKSVFLKSIIAGAKKFV; translated from the coding sequence ATGGGACATATTGTTAATAGTGAAAAGGAATATCGATTACTTCAGCAGCGCTTAGATTATAATATAACAGGGGCACCTTATTCACCGGTTTTTATTGAAATTTTAAAACTGTTATTTTCGGTGGAGGAAGCCGATATAGCCAGGCAGATCCCATTGCGCCCCACACCATTAAAAAACTTAGCACGCAAATTGAATATGCCTGTAGAAAAATTGCACGATAAGATATCGGTCATGGCGGAAAAGGGGTTAGTATTTGATGTAGAGCATAAGGAAGAATGTTATGTAGTATTAGCACCTGTTGTTATTGGTTTTTTTGAATTTGTTTTTATGCGCACCCGAGATGAAATGCCATTGAAAGAATTAGCCCATCTCTTTGAACAATATATGTTTCAGGATGACCGTTTTGCTCATAGTATATTTTCTGAGACAACTCAATTAGGGCGGTCCTTAGTGCGGGAAGAGGCGCTGACTTCTGGTGATTATACGGAAATATTAGACTGGGAGAAGGCAAGTTCTGTGATTCATTCGGCAAAAACCATTGGATTATCTTTATGTGCTTGCCGCCATAAAGCAAGTCATTTAGGAAAAAGTTGTAATGCTCCTCAAAAGACTTGTATGACCTTTCATGGCAGTGCCCAGATGTTAATCAAAAAAGGCATGGCCGAAGAGATCAGCAGCAAGGAAGCGATGGCTGTTCTAGAGCAATGTAAGGAAGCCGGGCTGGCGCAAATTGCCGATAATGTGCAGAATCATGTAGGATTTATCTGCAATTGCTGCGGCTGCTGCTGTGGTATGCTGCATTCGATGAAACATTTTACCATGGGTTATGCGGTAGTAACCTCTAATTGGCTGGCACAGATTGATGGGGAAAAATGCCGTGGCTGTAATGCATGCAGGAAAGCCTGTCCATTAGGGGCGATTGTACCAGAGGAACAAAACCAAAATAATAGCACTGGCAGGCGCGTTTTTTGTGATGAGGAATTGTGTTTAGGGTGCGGTGTATGTGCAGCGGCATGTAAATTTGACAGTATTCGCATGAAGCCGCGGGAAAAACGCGTACTTGTACCTGAAAATACCTTTGACCGAATGATTTCGATGGCTATTGAAAGAGGAAAGTTATCCAATTTTATTTTTGATGATCCTTCACGTCTGAGTCATCGAGCCTTAGGAAGAATTGCTGCTATGATAGAAAAATCTTCACCTGTGAAGGCATTCTTAGCGATTGAACCGATTAAATCAGTATTTTTGAAGAGTATTATTGCAGGTGCCAAGAAATTTGTATAA
- the hrpB gene encoding ATP-dependent helicase HrpB — translation MKKLPIDEILSTVRQTIGNAVNTVLVAPPGAGKTTRLPLALLGESWLTGKKILILEPRRLAARAAARHMAVLLGEKVGETVGYRIHLDSCVSSKTRIEVITEGILTRLLQNDPGLEDVGLVIFDEFHERSIHADLGLALCLQSQSVLREDLKILIMSATLDTAPIASLLGDAPVIISEGVSFPVTTHYIQRPIAERIELAVVRKIQEAVIAEQGDILVFLPGAGEIHRVESQLLKIGMQKNAVITKLYGGLSQEEQDLAILPQAFGKRKIVLATSIAQTSITIEGMRIVIDSGLMRMPRFSPRTGMMHLETVKVSRDVSEQRRGRAGRTQEGICYRLWTYEEELAHMDKSTPEIMEADLTSLVLELAAWGIQDPGELQWLDLPPEPAFLQARQLLFQLGALSCDGRITPHGQQLIKIGLHPRIAHMIFQGIRLGYGKIACEMAAVLSHRELFQGLSDADLRLRIEMVRKGSYHSIQAEIRYWKQIFAVSQGGNDNLEACGLLLAFAYPERVGQGRGDGRFLLRNGHGAVFKEPQLLAAEPYLVAAELGGDQQGEKRIFLAAPVQLNLIKEHFQEQISVQDRIAWDHEAKAVRERRVEQLDALLLESMPLANCNKEELLFALLQGIKEEGLHLLPWTRNACQFRQRLMFMHEIDHDWPNVSDDSLLATLAEWLGPYLYGMTNCDHLQRLNLAAILGGMLSWEQGQKLNEWAPTHILVPSGQRIPIDYSDVSVPVLAVRLQEMFGLKETPNIGKGKVAITLHLLSPAHRLVQVTKDIASFWENTYFQVKKDLMGRYPKHYWPDDPLEAMPTHRVRPRL, via the coding sequence ATGAAGAAACTGCCGATTGATGAGATTCTGTCTACAGTAAGACAGACAATAGGTAATGCTGTGAATACCGTTTTAGTAGCGCCGCCAGGGGCTGGTAAAACCACACGTCTTCCCTTGGCCCTCCTAGGGGAAAGTTGGCTTACAGGGAAAAAAATTCTCATACTGGAACCGCGACGTTTAGCCGCCAGGGCTGCAGCTCGCCATATGGCAGTTCTTTTGGGAGAAAAAGTAGGAGAGACGGTAGGCTATCGGATTCACCTCGATAGCTGCGTCAGTTCTAAAACTCGTATTGAAGTGATTACCGAAGGAATTTTGACGAGGCTGCTGCAGAATGATCCTGGACTGGAAGATGTTGGGCTGGTAATCTTTGATGAATTTCATGAGCGCAGTATTCATGCTGATTTAGGACTGGCCCTTTGTTTGCAGTCCCAGTCTGTACTGCGTGAGGATTTAAAAATCCTAATTATGTCTGCGACCTTAGACACAGCACCGATTGCATCCTTGCTGGGAGATGCACCTGTCATCATCAGTGAAGGTGTATCTTTTCCTGTTACCACTCATTATATACAGCGTCCAATTGCAGAGCGTATTGAGCTGGCTGTTGTCCGGAAGATCCAGGAGGCTGTTATAGCAGAGCAGGGAGATATATTAGTGTTTTTACCTGGGGCTGGCGAAATACATCGTGTTGAGTCCCAGCTTTTAAAAATTGGCATGCAAAAGAATGCCGTAATTACTAAACTTTACGGAGGCTTATCGCAAGAAGAGCAGGATCTTGCGATTTTACCCCAGGCATTTGGAAAGCGAAAAATCGTATTAGCAACTTCCATTGCCCAGACGAGTATTACCATAGAAGGAATGCGCATTGTGATTGATAGCGGTCTTATGCGGATGCCCCGTTTTTCACCTCGTACTGGTATGATGCATTTAGAGACGGTTAAGGTGTCACGGGATGTTTCTGAGCAACGTCGTGGTCGGGCAGGACGCACTCAGGAAGGAATTTGTTATCGCTTATGGACCTACGAGGAAGAATTGGCTCATATGGACAAAAGCACTCCGGAAATTATGGAGGCTGATTTGACCTCCTTGGTATTAGAATTAGCTGCTTGGGGGATACAAGATCCAGGTGAATTACAGTGGCTTGATCTGCCGCCTGAGCCTGCCTTCCTCCAAGCTAGACAATTGCTTTTTCAGCTGGGAGCTTTATCTTGTGACGGACGTATTACTCCGCATGGTCAGCAGCTGATAAAAATTGGTCTTCATCCTCGTATTGCTCATATGATCTTTCAAGGCATAAGGTTAGGATATGGAAAAATCGCTTGTGAAATGGCAGCTGTGCTGAGTCATCGAGAGCTTTTTCAAGGCTTGTCTGATGCTGATTTGCGATTACGTATTGAAATGGTACGTAAGGGCAGCTATCATTCCATCCAAGCCGAAATTCGTTATTGGAAGCAGATTTTTGCCGTCTCCCAAGGGGGAAATGATAACCTGGAAGCCTGTGGTCTGCTGCTGGCCTTCGCTTATCCGGAGCGGGTTGGTCAAGGACGGGGAGATGGACGTTTTTTGCTGCGTAATGGTCATGGTGCAGTGTTTAAGGAACCCCAATTGCTGGCGGCGGAACCTTACCTGGTAGCCGCTGAGTTAGGGGGAGACCAGCAAGGAGAAAAACGTATTTTTTTAGCAGCACCAGTTCAACTCAATCTGATAAAAGAGCATTTTCAAGAACAGATCAGTGTGCAGGATCGCATTGCCTGGGACCATGAAGCAAAAGCTGTACGGGAACGAAGAGTCGAACAATTAGATGCACTGCTTTTAGAAAGTATGCCTTTGGCAAATTGCAATAAAGAAGAACTTCTTTTTGCTCTCCTTCAAGGAATTAAAGAGGAAGGACTGCATCTTCTGCCCTGGACAAGAAATGCGTGTCAATTTCGTCAGCGGCTTATGTTTATGCATGAAATTGATCATGATTGGCCAAATGTGTCTGATGATTCCTTGCTGGCGACATTAGCAGAGTGGTTAGGTCCCTATTTATATGGCATGACTAACTGTGATCACCTGCAGCGACTAAACTTGGCAGCCATTCTTGGAGGAATGCTTAGCTGGGAGCAAGGGCAAAAATTAAATGAATGGGCACCAACTCATATTCTTGTTCCTAGTGGGCAGCGTATACCCATTGACTATAGTGATGTTTCTGTACCCGTACTGGCAGTAAGGCTGCAGGAAATGTTCGGCTTAAAAGAGACGCCGAACATTGGAAAGGGGAAAGTAGCGATAACTCTTCACCTCTTATCTCCGGCTCATCGTTTGGTACAGGTAACAAAAGACATCGCTAGCTTTTGGGAGAATACCTACTTTCAAGTGAAGAAAGATCTTATGGGACGTTATCCGAAACATTATTGGCCGGATGATCCCCTTGAGGCCATGCCAACCCATCGTGTTCGTCCTCGTCTTTAA
- the queG gene encoding tRNA epoxyqueuosine(34) reductase QueG — MKETLRNFCNSIHIECMGIAGIGPYWELERILKERIDKGQYTEFEEKDLKKRIDPKATMENVQSIIVCIFPYYVGERPEANIAKYTCGLDYHTVIRDKLEAIGNFLTKQLPEFEYKTFVDNGPLVDRYLAYLAGLGFYGINSHIITEKYGSYVAIGYILTNYPFTVDKPLQRTCLQCGKCSKACPGEIILGNFAIDPRRCKSYLTQKKGELTADEIKIIKKTNLVFGCDSCQDVCPHNSQIALSNIREFQENIVQQLSYEELTNLSNKEFSRRYGDRAFSWRGRKLLVRNFGYIMH; from the coding sequence ATGAAAGAGACGTTAAGGAATTTTTGTAATTCAATTCATATTGAATGTATGGGAATAGCAGGCATTGGACCTTATTGGGAATTAGAAAGAATTTTAAAAGAACGTATTGATAAAGGGCAGTATACGGAATTTGAGGAAAAAGATCTAAAAAAGAGAATTGATCCTAAGGCAACAATGGAAAATGTACAATCGATTATTGTATGCATATTTCCTTATTATGTTGGAGAGCGGCCGGAAGCGAATATCGCAAAATATACCTGTGGGCTGGATTACCATACGGTTATAAGAGACAAATTAGAGGCAATAGGAAATTTCTTAACGAAACAGCTGCCGGAATTTGAATATAAAACTTTTGTTGATAATGGACCGTTAGTTGATCGCTATCTGGCGTATTTAGCAGGACTCGGGTTTTATGGGATAAACAGCCATATTATTACTGAAAAATATGGCTCTTATGTAGCAATCGGCTATATTCTTACCAATTATCCTTTTACAGTTGATAAACCATTACAACGTACTTGTCTGCAATGCGGTAAATGCAGTAAAGCATGTCCGGGAGAGATTATTCTTGGTAACTTTGCCATTGATCCAAGAAGATGCAAATCGTATCTGACACAAAAAAAAGGGGAATTAACAGCAGACGAAATCAAGATTATAAAAAAGACGAATTTGGTCTTTGGCTGTGATAGCTGTCAGGATGTGTGTCCGCATAATTCTCAAATTGCCTTATCTAACATAAGAGAATTCCAGGAGAATATTGTGCAGCAGCTAAGCTATGAAGAATTGACGAATCTATCAAATAAAGAGTTTAGCAGAAGATATGGAGATCGGGCTTTTAGCTGGCGAGGCAGAAAATTGCTTGTAAGAAATTTTGGATATATAATGCATTAA
- the trhA gene encoding PAQR family membrane homeostasis protein TrhA has product MEEVMNAVTHGIGTLLSVAGLVLLTVLAYLHGDIWHIVSFSIYGTTLVLLYLASTLYHSFTNERIKRIFKILDHSAIYLLIAGTYTPFTLVPLHGVLGWTVFGVVWGLAMIGIVLKIFFAGRFNIVSTLCYLGMGWFIVFAIKPLIATVPALGMTWLLVGGLFYTLGSIFYLWKKIPYNHAIWHLFVLAGSISHFIAVFFYILPVPLRS; this is encoded by the coding sequence ATGGAAGAAGTTATGAATGCGGTTACTCACGGTATTGGTACTTTATTATCGGTTGCAGGATTAGTATTGTTAACGGTATTAGCTTATTTACACGGAGATATTTGGCATATTGTTAGTTTCAGTATTTATGGAACGACATTGGTGTTGTTGTATTTGGCTTCGACCCTTTATCATAGCTTTACGAATGAAAGAATAAAGAGAATCTTTAAGATTCTGGATCATTCTGCTATTTACTTGCTTATTGCAGGGACTTACACACCATTTACCTTGGTACCTCTTCATGGTGTATTGGGATGGACTGTTTTTGGTGTTGTATGGGGGCTTGCTATGATTGGAATTGTTTTGAAAATATTTTTTGCCGGACGGTTTAATATTGTCTCTACCTTGTGCTACCTTGGTATGGGTTGGTTTATTGTCTTTGCGATCAAACCTTTGATTGCAACAGTTCCTGCCTTAGGAATGACTTGGCTGCTGGTAGGAGGTTTATTTTACACATTAGGAAGTATTTTTTATCTGTGGAAAAAGATACCTTATAATCATGCCATCTGGCACTTGTTTGTTTTAGCGGGGAGCATATCTCATTTTATTGCTGTATTCTTTTATATTCTGCCAGTTCCATTACGCTCTTAG
- a CDS encoding GGDEF domain-containing protein: MLKTFNFHKAFLCRSSRDIQHFPGKKYYCCSLDKESSEITYVIHVDTKIVVDATHAFLKLLKYDVEDLGNFSIYDIIGAEVEEVNANIHKIVNHGLLEIGLRQYWCKDGQMLYVGSSFKVAQRDSEQYLMITLKDVTELQQMRNRLQLALQVFEHASDGILVTDIKGIIQYVNPAFAKHTGYSMDEIVGKTPGILKSGRHQEEFYQDIWNSLHTDGLWRGEIINKRKNDEHYSEWVVIDAVKNELGNVTMYCGIFRDLSERMKYEEKIRFHAYHDGLTGLPNRILFYEKINQCLASAKRYHHMMAVMYVDLDGFKHVNDNLGHDKGDLLLKAVADRLKECVRESDIVARMGGDEFTLILPEVEKRADVEIVAEKIKKQLNQIFELLGCTVTISSSIGISFYPADGEDVDSLVKKADNAMYQAKASGKDAYRFADQA; encoded by the coding sequence ATGTTGAAAACATTTAATTTTCACAAAGCATTTTTATGTAGAAGTAGCCGCGATATACAGCACTTTCCTGGGAAGAAGTATTATTGTTGTTCGTTAGATAAAGAGAGTTCTGAAATCACATATGTTATCCATGTGGATACAAAGATCGTTGTGGATGCTACTCATGCTTTTTTAAAATTGCTAAAGTATGATGTTGAAGATTTAGGTAATTTCTCTATATATGATATCATTGGCGCTGAGGTGGAAGAGGTAAATGCTAATATTCATAAAATTGTAAATCACGGGCTGCTAGAAATCGGTTTGCGTCAATATTGGTGTAAAGATGGACAAATGCTCTATGTTGGCAGCTCCTTTAAAGTTGCCCAACGTGACAGTGAACAATATTTAATGATTACGTTAAAGGACGTAACGGAATTGCAGCAAATGCGCAATCGTTTGCAGCTGGCTTTACAAGTGTTTGAACATGCCAGTGATGGTATTTTGGTGACTGATATAAAAGGGATTATTCAATATGTGAATCCTGCTTTTGCAAAGCATACGGGATACTCCATGGATGAGATCGTAGGAAAGACGCCTGGGATATTAAAATCAGGCAGGCATCAGGAGGAATTCTATCAGGATATCTGGAATTCGTTACATACAGATGGACTGTGGAGAGGCGAGATTATTAATAAACGGAAAAATGATGAGCATTATTCCGAATGGGTAGTAATTGATGCTGTTAAGAATGAATTGGGAAATGTAACGATGTATTGCGGAATCTTTAGAGATTTATCAGAACGTATGAAATATGAGGAAAAAATTCGCTTTCATGCCTATCACGATGGTCTGACTGGTTTGCCCAATCGTATATTATTTTATGAGAAGATCAATCAATGCCTTGCCTCGGCGAAGCGCTATCATCATATGATGGCTGTGATGTATGTTGATCTTGATGGTTTTAAACATGTAAATGATAACTTAGGGCATGACAAGGGAGACTTGCTGCTGAAAGCAGTTGCTGATCGTTTAAAAGAATGTGTAAGGGAAAGCGACATTGTTGCCCGGATGGGCGGTGATGAGTTTACTTTAATTTTGCCCGAAGTAGAAAAGAGAGCGGACGTTGAAATTGTAGCTGAAAAAATAAAAAAGCAATTAAATCAGATCTTTGAGTTATTAGGCTGTACGGTGACCATTTCCAGCAGCATTGGAATCAGTTTCTACCCTGCGGATGGAGAGGATGTAGACAGCTTAGTCAAGAAGGCCGATAATGCCATGTATCAAGCCAAAGCATCTGGCAAAGACGCCTACCGATTCGCTGATCAGGCATAA
- a CDS encoding DUF2157 domain-containing protein, whose amino-acid sequence MNITNKEIEEAVSQNIITQEQGERLWHLWSGKEERRNGFQISHLAYYAGALIVISAMGWFMDTAWEVLGGMGMFSIAVLYACCFVFVGRRLWEKESLKVAGGLLIVLAVCMTPLAIFGLERTLGWWPQSYPGHYLDHYEWMRGGWIWIELGTIASASLALRFFKFPFLTAPLFFSLYLLSIDVTPFFFGTGSEWTNVRWMSLLFGLVMMILAFLTDYYCRKHNYKEDYAFWGYLFGTSVFWLGLTLLDSNQEWSKILYCLINVILLIAGVLLQRKIFLVCGAIGVNGYIGHLAYRVFNHSILFPFVLSFAGIGIIYIGILYNRNQLKIEEYIKNKVPEAIRKFLPK is encoded by the coding sequence GTGAATATTACGAATAAAGAAATCGAAGAGGCAGTTTCCCAAAATATTATTACCCAGGAGCAAGGGGAACGTTTGTGGCATTTATGGAGTGGAAAGGAAGAGCGCAGAAACGGTTTTCAGATTTCACATTTAGCCTATTATGCAGGAGCGCTGATTGTTATTTCCGCTATGGGATGGTTTATGGATACAGCTTGGGAAGTTCTTGGCGGTATGGGAATGTTTAGTATTGCTGTATTATATGCATGTTGTTTTGTTTTCGTTGGAAGGCGCTTATGGGAAAAAGAAAGCCTGAAGGTTGCAGGAGGATTACTGATTGTACTGGCAGTATGTATGACCCCTTTAGCAATTTTTGGCTTAGAGCGGACTCTAGGATGGTGGCCGCAATCCTATCCGGGTCATTATCTGGATCATTATGAGTGGATGCGCGGCGGCTGGATTTGGATTGAATTGGGGACAATTGCAAGTGCATCCCTAGCCCTGCGATTTTTTAAATTTCCTTTTTTAACAGCTCCCTTATTTTTTTCCCTATATTTATTGTCCATTGATGTAACACCTTTTTTCTTTGGGACAGGCAGTGAGTGGACAAATGTACGCTGGATGTCGTTATTATTTGGTTTAGTGATGATGATTCTCGCATTTCTTACGGACTATTATTGCCGCAAACATAACTATAAAGAAGATTATGCTTTTTGGGGATACTTGTTTGGGACCAGTGTTTTCTGGCTGGGCCTTACGCTTCTTGACAGCAATCAGGAGTGGTCCAAAATACTGTACTGTCTCATTAATGTCATTTTATTAATTGCAGGAGTCCTCCTCCAGCGCAAAATATTCTTGGTGTGCGGTGCGATTGGGGTAAATGGTTATATTGGTCATTTGGCTTATCGGGTATTTAATCATTCCATACTTTTTCCTTTTGTTTTGAGTTTTGCTGGTATTGGAATTATTTATATTGGCATTCTTTATAATCGAAATCAATTAAAAATAGAAGAGTACATTAAAAATAAAGTACCAGAAGCAATTCGAAAGTTTCTGCCGAAATGA
- a CDS encoding cysteine hydrolase family protein: MKPALLVIDVQKAFFKNPETTQSLNQAIAQINMGIELFREKRLPIICIQHMVKEIDLLPGTERFDLPESLGILPADPHIHKTYGNAFNKTSLEALLRELQVDTLILTGYCAEYCVLSTYRGALDLDFTPVLLRGAIASRNPVNIPFVENVNDIISYGILKKLLS; this comes from the coding sequence ATGAAGCCGGCTCTTTTAGTAATTGATGTGCAAAAAGCATTCTTCAAAAACCCTGAGACCACTCAATCCCTCAATCAGGCAATTGCCCAAATTAACATGGGAATTGAATTATTTAGGGAAAAGAGATTACCGATTATTTGTATTCAGCACATGGTGAAAGAAATTGATCTGCTGCCAGGTACAGAAAGGTTTGATCTGCCAGAATCCCTTGGGATTCTCCCTGCAGATCCTCACATCCACAAGACCTATGGCAACGCTTTCAATAAAACCTCCTTAGAGGCATTATTGCGTGAACTGCAGGTTGATACTCTCATTCTTACAGGATATTGCGCGGAATATTGTGTCCTATCTACTTATCGAGGCGCCCTTGATCTTGATTTTACCCCAGTCCTGCTGCGTGGTGCTATCGCCAGCCGCAATCCTGTTAATATTCCTTTTGTTGAAAATGTGAATGATATTATTTCATATGGCATTTTAAAAAAGCTTTTATCGTAG
- the pepT gene encoding peptidase T produces MESNKEKLVQRFIEYAGFNTQSDGEQSQCPSTRGQMELAQYVAEELRQLGLVDVQVDQNGYVTATLLANGCQEAPVVGFIAHVDTSPDMAGGPVKPRLVQNYDGGDIVLHSEKSILLSPKDFPELTNYIGQELLVTDGLTLLGADDKAGVCAIVSAVEYLLCHPEIPHGKVRIGFTPDEEIGRGADLFDVAAFGAEFAYTVDGGELGAIEYENFNAANATVFIQGRSVHPGTAKGKMVNAISIAAEYQQMLPAGQIPEYTDGYEGFFHAHKLSGAVESASLHILIRDHDRQKFENRKMLLESMTAFLNVKYGAGTGTIEIKDSYYNMREKVEPVKYIIDLACEAMETVDVKPSIKPIRGGTDGARLSFMGLPCPNLFTGGHNFHGKYEFLPVESLIKSAETVVEIIRKVGKLK; encoded by the coding sequence ATGGAGTCAAATAAAGAGAAGTTAGTACAACGATTTATCGAGTATGCTGGTTTTAATACCCAATCGGATGGGGAGCAAAGCCAGTGCCCCAGTACAAGAGGGCAGATGGAGTTAGCTCAATATGTGGCAGAAGAGTTAAGGCAATTAGGGTTAGTTGATGTGCAAGTGGATCAAAATGGCTATGTAACGGCTACTTTATTAGCCAATGGCTGTCAAGAGGCTCCAGTGGTTGGCTTCATTGCCCATGTAGATACCAGTCCCGATATGGCTGGCGGTCCAGTCAAACCCCGTTTGGTACAAAATTATGATGGCGGAGATATTGTACTTCATTCCGAGAAGTCGATCCTGCTTTCTCCAAAAGATTTTCCTGAACTTACGAACTATATTGGGCAAGAGTTATTGGTTACGGACGGGTTAACGCTATTAGGAGCTGATGATAAGGCTGGGGTGTGCGCTATTGTCAGCGCTGTAGAGTACTTATTGTGTCATCCGGAAATACCTCATGGCAAGGTTCGCATTGGTTTTACACCTGATGAAGAGATTGGTCGGGGAGCTGATTTATTTGATGTAGCAGCTTTTGGGGCAGAATTTGCTTATACCGTTGATGGTGGGGAGCTTGGAGCGATTGAGTATGAGAATTTCAACGCAGCCAATGCAACGGTCTTCATTCAAGGAAGAAGTGTTCATCCTGGGACTGCTAAAGGAAAAATGGTTAATGCAATATCCATAGCCGCTGAATATCAGCAGATGCTGCCAGCAGGTCAGATTCCGGAATATACAGATGGTTATGAAGGCTTTTTTCATGCCCATAAACTTAGCGGTGCTGTAGAGTCGGCTTCCTTACATATATTAATAAGAGATCATGACCGTCAAAAATTTGAAAACCGTAAAATGCTGCTGGAATCAATGACAGCATTTTTAAATGTTAAATATGGTGCAGGGACTGGGACGATCGAGATTAAGGATTCTTATTATAATATGAGAGAGAAAGTTGAGCCTGTTAAATATATTATTGATTTAGCATGTGAGGCTATGGAAACAGTCGACGTAAAGCCAAGTATAAAGCCAATTCGGGGTGGTACAGACGGAGCCCGCTTATCTTTTATGGGATTACCTTGCCCAAATTTATTTACTGGCGGACATAATTTTCATGGTAAATATGAATTTCTGCCAGTAGAATCTTTAATAAAGTCAGCTGAGACTGTAGTTGAGATTATTCGTAAAGTGGGAAAACTAAAATAG